The Phaseolus vulgaris cultivar G19833 chromosome 5, P. vulgaris v2.0, whole genome shotgun sequence genomic interval ACAGATTTGATTTCGGTGGCTAAATAGCCACCAAATCAATTTTCGATGgctttttttatttgtattattaatacctatttaaaatggtattttgaccattttataaaaaaattcagacCTGCATATAGAGATactcaaaattcaatcaaaCTAAATTGTAATGAACTTCAAATACATAGTTTAAGAAGAAGTTGTGCTCAAATTAAAGGTAAATCATACTACACAACTAAAATTGTTGAAAACTAGTTAAAAGAGTCAAATCTATGATATAATTCAACATATAAGTAATCTTCTTCTGAACTGTCATCTCTACTCTGGTCTCCTTTATGATGTCCACTGGTAGTAGGATCTGAAGAGTCTGATGCGGGATTATTCATTTGAATGTGTTGTAGGATGAGTTGCATCTTCTCATCTTGTTTGCGCATGCGTTCACTTTGCTCTTCATGAGTTTTCATCAATAGCTCCATCTTTTCTTCAAGTGTCCACTCCTTGACACGTTTTGTCATAAGTTCATCATTTAGCTTTTGAATAATCTCACGCATTTCTTCTATTTGATGGACTACTAGAGCTTGACTTGCAGCAGAGTGAGCACTTGTTGAACTATTAAACCTTTTGCTCAATACACCAAGACCATAGACATTCCCTTTTTTATTTCCACTTCCAACAACATCGATGTATATTTCATTGTCATCAATAGAGGCAACATGAGAGTTTTGTGAAGATGCGCTTTCAAGCATTTGCTGTTGTTGGGCTTCTTCTCGACGTTTCTTATATTTCTCCTGAAAATGAAGTCAAATTGATTATTACGAAGAAAAcatatagtaaaaattaaactataacaaattttaaacataCCGCAAGGTCGCGAGTCTTGTCATTGACCCATTGTCCAGTCTTCAATTTCTTTGTTCTCTCTACAACCTCCCAAGCAGTTGGTTGTCGTTCAAGCTCTTTAGTCTacataaattcaataaaaagatataatagattgtatttaaattaaatatagaaagagaagaaatataataatattaccaTTTTCTCAAAGTGAGCTGCGGTAGATATGGAACCACCACAGTAGGCTGAGGCTCCCTTCTCAACAGCCTGATTCGCCTTGGCAATAACATTCTTGTTCTAGAATTCTGTAGAACTCCAATGCTGGTCCAAGGTTGCTCGAACAAGTTGTGGAATCCAGGTTGCTTTTGGTTTGATAAGTTTGCCACCACCAATGTCTTTCAACTCTAGCTCTTTTCGATTGCATATTTGTGCTACATCCAATCGAGCCTTGTTTGTGTCCTTAGTTTTTCCTTTGATATCCATCATAGTGTCAAACACATTCATGAACACATTTCTCTCTGTGTGCATAACATCAATATTGTGACGTAAAAGTTGAGTTTTCCAATATGGCAACCTCCAAAATATACTTTGTTTCTTCCAATTATGTTTAATACCATATTCAGGAATATTTTGTTGTTCTTGTAATTCAGTGCAAACTGGTAAGTGTGCAACCCTATTCCAAATGTCAAGACTAGACAAACGTGGAGGAGGGGGATCAGTCTCAACAAACTTCTTCTTGAATGCCTTTTTATTCTTCCTAAATTGATGATCAGGTGAAAGAAATTGACGATGACAGTCAAAAAAGGATATCTTGTGGCTATGACTAAGATAAAAAGCTTTTGTTTTTTCCATGCATATAGGGCAAGAAAGTCTACCAGAAGTCATCCAACCCGATAACATGCCGTAAGCTGGAAAGTCATTAATTGTCCACATCAAAGCAGCTTTCATCATAAAATTTTGCCTTAGTGACACGTCATAAGTCAATATCCCTTCAGTCCACAAGGTGCATAAGTCATCTATAAGTGGTTGCAAGAACACATCAAtcttatgctttggatttgaAGGACCTGGAACTAAGATTGTCAAAAACATAAACTCTCTCTTCATGCACATGGAAGGCGAAAGGTTGTATGGGGTTAGGATAACTGGCCAACAAGAATAACTTTTTCCATATTGACCAAAAGGATTAAACCCATCTGCACATAAACCTAATCTGACATTTCTTGGGTCTTGACTAAAATCTGGATGCATTTTATCAAAATTCTTCCAAGCTTCTCCATCAGATGGATGAGACAAAATAGACGGGTCCCTTTGATTCTCACTATGCCATCTCATGTGAGGTGCAGTTGCCATTGAAGAGTATAACCTTCTAAGTCTAGGAATGATGGGAAAGTACCACATTTTCTTAATAgcaattttcttttcaattccCCTCCTAGTGACTGTCTTATATCGCTCCATTCCACAAATAAAGCAATTAGTTATACTTTTATGACAATGTTCCCTATAATACAACATGCATCCTTTTGGACAACAATCAATTTTCGTACAACCCAAACCCAATTTTTCCACTGACTTCTTAGcttggaaaaaaattattaaccatTCGATGATCTTTGGGCATAGTCTCCCCCATAAGTTGGACCATTCTATTGAAACATCCTTCAGACATATTATAATTAGATTTCAAGCTTAGAGCTTCCAAAGAAGCTGACAATTCTGAGTGATTCTCGCATCCTTCCCACAAGGGTGCTTGTGCAGTAGCAAGCATGTTAAAAAAATTTCGAGTTTCAAGATCAGGATTTTCCTCCATGTACTCAGATCCAATAACACTCTCTGGTTGCATGCAATGTGCATTTGAGGGCCCCACATGATCCATTATCATTTGATGGAAACGACCTAATTCTTCTCTTTGTTCACAAGTTCCATAACATGAACTGGCAACATCCACTGGGGGGGATTGTGGCAATTCTTCACCATGATTTGTCCACCAATAATAATTAGGCATGAATCCCTCTTGATAAAGATCCCACCCAACTTGATCAACATACTTGAAAACTTTACAACTACATTTAATACAAGGACATCTTAACATTTCACCTTGTTCTTGAAACTTTTCTTCACTAATAACATATTGTAGGAACTCATACACTCCTTCTCTAAATTCCTCTGACAGATGTTTGTTTCTATCCAATCTTTTATACATCCACTTTCTACCTTCGGGGATTTCCATTAATGCAATCTGACTACAACAAATTCTTAATGCATACACTTGTtttaggagagagaaaacaggACACTGAATGGAGAAAGTAAAAAAGGGATGCAAATATGAAAGTATTGGCTTGACAGGAAGAGAAGCATACCTTTGTTGGTTCACTTTCTCACTGATCTTCGGAGGAGGttctattatttatatagaGCTGCTGCTGTATATATTTTTCCTGTAGACAAGAGAGATGAAGAATGTCATATTGAATCAAAAGATCATTTAAATAAGTAAAACTAGCTTCAGCCTAATAATAAAGGTTTAGTCACCATCATGGAAAACTAATACAAAGTGAGATATAATCAACCATTGATTAGCCATATTGCCAACAGTTTCATCCCGATATCatacaaaagaataagaaaGAAGAAACTACAAACTAAGGAAATGAATGCAGAGGCAAGTTTAGAACAGAGGGAAAAATCTTtcaccttttattttttaaagttcaaCATTAATTTGGTCCCTATAGTTGAACAAACTTTACATTTTAGTCTCATGTAAAGATCATATTTTTAGTCTTATACATACTATTGTAATCTCTTTTAATTTCTATGAATTTAAACATTGAGACTAACAGATTAAAAATGGTATgcataaaaactaaaaataatcgAAATAATGAGTGAGTTTACAATGTTGATGACCTTAAAGAGGTTGTGGCTGCCAATAAAGAGGATCGCCTAAGAAAAGCAATGGAAGCACAGACAATCATTGCTGAAGAATCTAAGCAATTCAAAGCTTGGAGGGACTCGCTGGAAACTGTCCCTACTATTAAAAAATT includes:
- the LOC137834293 gene encoding uncharacterized protein, coding for MTKELERQPTAWEVVERTKKLKTGQWVNDKTRDLAEKYKKRREEAQQQQMLESASSQNSHVASIDDNEIYIDVVGSGNKKGNVYGLGVLSKRFNSSTSAHSAASQALVVHQIEEMREIIQKLNDELMTKRVKEWTLEEKMELLMKTHEEQSERMRKQDEKMQLILQHIQMNNPASDSSDPTTSGHHKGDQSRDDSSEEDYLYVELYHRFDSFN